The Cygnus atratus isolate AKBS03 ecotype Queensland, Australia unplaced genomic scaffold, CAtr_DNAZoo_HiC_assembly HiC_scaffold_257, whole genome shotgun sequence genome includes a window with the following:
- the LOC118258562 gene encoding putative small proline-rich protein 5 produces the protein MCSRGSCHSRETSCHSSRSSCHDSGPSCHSTFQREPVPQFPCVTPCCPPVQRYCPPVQRYCPPVKTYCPPPYCPQYTKNICKLPPMYPKY, from the exons ATGTGCTCCCGTGGATCCTGCCACAGTCGCGAGAcctcctgccacagctcccGCTCCTCCTGCCATGACTCAGGGCCCTCCTGCCATTCCACCTTCCAGAGGGAACCCGTGCCCCAGTTCCCCTGCGTGACGCCATGCTGCCCCCCTGTGCAGCGCTACTGCCCCCCTGTGCAGCGCTACTGCCCCCCTGTGAAGACCTACTGCCCCCCT CCCTACTGCCCCCAGTACACCAAGAACATCTGCAAGCTGCCGCCAATGTACCCCAAGTACTAG